The DNA region tgaatatgcaactagaaacaacctggatgacgtacttccgttgtaacgataatcgtacgctatgggtctgaacacctcgtttttttctctgcggtttgtaacgtgaccttgatagtaacgttgtacgctaaaacggtctaacgccatgggtctgaacagggcctaaggtgaacttatcttaaacccggaaattactttgaccgggaagaattgaaattgagaggaaaatccaatgttgaaatcataaatgttgttaaaaaactctttataatatcttcctaagatataaatatggaacaatagcgtcggcgtgcacactaatgttatcaaatctacgtttcgcggtacatctcggatagataaggtaggtatccaaggcggagatttgtaccgaagtttttgcattgtgctcgcctatgtcagaattaaccataatttatatatagatacagcCAGTAACCTCGATGTCTTTGCTCAATTGTGCTTTTACAGTGTGTCGGTAGTTACACTGCATGTAAAATATTCGACCTGGGTTCAGTTAGAgataacgatatttaatttggtccagTGTTATTagtgtaacaattttaaatttgacttgggcagttatagtaaaataatgtgcaataattgatacattatggataagtaacgatatttaatttggtcctgagtatgttgcagatatcactgtctaatgttagtacagtaacaattttaaatttgacttgggcagttatagtaaaataatgtgcagtaatcaatacagtagtcgatccattatggataagtaacgatatttaattcgattcagtttgttgcgttttatcagatatcacttttTTATGTTAGTTAGTGAAATAATGTccaataatcaatacagtagttgatccattgtggataagtaacgatatttaatttggttcagtattattatattaattaatgttgccttttatcagatatcactgtctaatgttagtacagtaacaattaaaaGTTTGACTTTGGTtcagttaaagtaaaacaatgtgcAGTAATCGATACAGTACCGGTAGTTGATCCATTATGGACAAGtaacaatgtttaaaatgttggcagattaagttttttgttggtttttatcagtctaattcacatgaaaacggttacttttttaaaatttaaattgagttaaaaatacagtaatagtgtGCAATCGATAGTCTAATCTATACCTTACAAATTCTCTAAGTGATTATGTTGAATtcgaactattatttactttactattatgttatgttatgttaaaaaatgttgcaaatttaAATTTCGTTGCCTTCTTTCATATAGACATATCACtattaaactaattaaaaacaatatttaaatcgagttacaataataatgtacaataataggtaccggtgtcgatcattatgagtgtaatttatgatttataatttattgtcaGTCCGAGTCCGTATCACGTATTTCTAACTCAGCTGAACGCCATAAGACGACATACGCGCCGATTAGCCTATATAGCCGAATAGGGGGAAACTGCGGACCTTTAGGGCTGCTGTCTGAGCTTATGTACAgaataaagttgctgtcattggtgtttttgtcatccccaatatgtactgctgccattaaaacaagattcaaccttgtatcgcttcacatgaataaacccatttgggcgtggccctcaaatgttgctgtttgccgccccgtacaggataaagttgctgtcattggtgatgtaatcattagtagcccactgcgaatgatatccaaaaaagtttatccttgtatcgcttcacatgaataaatgcatttttaccccCCTATGTTATGATCCCACAGGCCCTATGTACAGgctgtgacccggcagcaatgtcgaatattgcatctcatcctaatacgcacctaactacatcatcaaaccttttgtatcttttcacatgaTCTTCCGGGCTTACCAACTTTGCAACCAGAGCTTTTCAAGCTAATGTGTGGGTTAAAGTCAAATGGATTTCCGGACGTTAATAGTGTGTGTGACATAGATGTCCGAGGCAAGATAGCAAAGGCAAGTGATTTTTGTTTACCATTCTAACAAGGCATCAAATAACTTATGGGaatatttgttatgttaaaATATTCTATACGTTACCTGCCGgacttttatatttataacatttttaaatgggacaagaaatgttattaatttaacttttactattaaaatagctaaagttaaattaatacaatttttcttttacatttttttaacataaattttgttatttacggtctgattattttttaaaacacgtaggcctacagtaacctCAATCAACTTATTTAACCCAAacctaataggcctataatacacGCGGCAAAACGTGTAGACCTACATTGTCTTTTATCACACGTTTAGGCCTAATAGGCTTACGatgaatttgtatttaatttttgtatatttgtaaAGTATTTGATTACAGTATCTTTTTATCCAGATTGCAAATTGCCAAACGACGGATGAGTACCGTACTATTTCACATGAATTATCGGATTGGGCGGCAGATCAAGGAGTCATGACGTTGTATAACTGGGATTTCAATCAAAAACAACAAGTCGTGTCAAGTCTGTTAAagcattttttgttttacaggTAACGTggcctaataatgataatatattttaagcACATGGTTATTCAGTGTTAGACGCGGGTAAACTAGATATAGATATTACACTGGCAAATAGGCCTCCATGGGTTACGTCATGTAAACAATTAGTTACTAGCCCTTTTTAATCCAAGAAATAGTACGGTATCATTATGCATATTTCCTTAAGGTAAATCACAAGGGTTAAGTTCAGGACAGGAGAAACATTTTGGCATTAGCATTTAAAAGCATCGTGAAGGAAAATCCATCGAAATCCATCCAAATGAAATTCTCCTTTGGTTTTTATTTGTCGGTTGACGGCTGCTCTGGGTGATTCTTCTGTAAAATTGCTGAACTTTAAATCAAGGCTTGGAATTATTGTACAGGTCGTATGAATGtgaacacattttattttttaattgtgattataaTTTACATGGTGCATTCATTTTCTCCTAATCTAAAACACATACCGGTAGTGAAATCCGACAGTTCACTGAAGGATTGGGAGTACTTTGGGAAAACGTAAGAGATTACCCAAACCAATTTGTTCCACTTTTACTCTGGAGGGGAAAGGACTGACACGGCAAGTACTAAAGACACTAATGACAGTTGAATATTCAGAGGCAGGCTCCAATATACGAAGTCAAGAGGAAGACACAGTGTATTGTCTGGAGGTTTTCTTACAAGAGTCGGAAggtattgtatacagtatttatatctttattttaatgtaaactAAAGTAAACTCTAGAGATGGGGCGTTACATGCAGGGGGAGGGGAGGGTGTTGAGATACCCCCCCCCCCTGACAGATTTTATACACGGCTGACAAATCCTTCGGGCTGAGAATGAATATCcaaagtaaaattaaatacCCCCAAACAGGGCTCGAAACGAAACGATACAATACCGTATTTCCTTACAGTTATATAATATAGCCCTTCGAGAGAGAAACAAGGTTGTGTGTATTCACGAACAAACTTTACCTTGAAGAACTATACCGCTATACCCTATTTGTTATTCCTTGTACCAAAACGAAAGTATGCCAATAAGAGCGATGAAAGGTAGACGAAAaaagtatacatattttatttcataatgtttaacatttttatttttatgcatTTTAGATAAAAAGACCAAGACATCCCTTGGAGACTTCCTAACATTTGTTACTGGTGCTGACTCAATTCCCCCTCTTGGTTTTAGCAACCAGatacatataattttttttagtaaGGAGCGAAAGATGAGAGGTTACCCGACAGCCAGTACATGTGGGTTGGATTTACACCTCCCCCGTGGATATGACGATCCACTGGAATTCACAACTCTAATGGAGGAAGCCATCATAAATGGCAAGGGTTTTGGaaaactttaaagatgtattgtcccccaaaatcatgaagaataaagatttttttaaatcgaactttgaataggccattttgcagttttaatgaagttgtttccataagaaaaaaaaacgagaaaaaaaaattatttcacataTAGAAAGACAAAACagttaaacagttaaattaccccaaaactcattgtcttccagcCAATTCGACCATTcatttgatttaaattacagttttcttaggtaaataatttgttttcagacccattttttgtgaaagtgaataactattatgtgacattaaaataacatattcaacaaaacaattaaaaaaatattttttcaggggaacagTATATCTTTAAATTATGATCAAGTTTTAGTAGCCAACAGTTTTGTAATTGTTTcagaaataaaatactgttattaaaGTTTCAATAAACAAAATCTTGTTGTTAAATTACATCTGTTGTACTCTATTGTACAGCTACATAACACAATTCTGTCTGATCATCACCAActgaacataataatataaatataattgtttatattgtattcaTTACATGTGTTCGTTGCAATTGTTCTAACTTTGTATTGGAAATAATATCACAGcgacaattaattaataaaaaaaaccgaTTTATAACATGATAATGTGATATCACGTGCTTGCTGTGGCATTTGatcagatgacgtcaagaaacATATTTCTAAGACTGCTGTATAACTGCAAACCTTCATCACATGTTTTCGGCATCGATAGCTGCCTTTCTTCGAAGAATATGGAACATAAGTCGAACACGTCCTTATCGCATGGAATCTGGCTTTTGAAGATGGATTCACTTTCACAAACTTCAACTTTAGCCACATCAACGGGAATAATACACTCTTGTCCCTCGAATAAGTATGGTACATTGTACATCAATGTCGGGCGTCCAAACGAACCATGGCTATTTCTAGATTTTGAGATGCGATGGGCATTCCACTCATTTGCAACCGTGTCCAGTTCATcctttaaaaaaaggcaaatataatacagtacagtaaaaacaAATAGTTTAATGACAGTTTAGaccgtgaaaaaaaaaacaatatcgtAAATAAAAGAGGAGTGGTTTAATTCTAGGCTTGCTTTTCAAATTGTTGCGAAAgcccaaattattattataattgtcgTACTTGGGGACTATAATGCATAGCACACAATGTAATTGCTGtactgcttacctggataattttcataaaacaaaattgtaataaagaCTTGTCTATAAGACCTCCATCATATCTACCGTCATTCTTTAGTTGTTTAAAGGCGTCCATCCAAAACTGAGTAAAGTGTTTTCTGAGAATGCCCCACCAACTCTCAATTCGTTGATTATGTTAACTTGTTCCTTGTATAAAACTGCTGTTCTCATTACAAAGAAATTGTTGCATTGGACCAACAATAGAATTTTCAGTTCCGAAATCTGTTCTAATAGACTTTGGACAACCCATTTTTTGGCGAACAGAATTTACGTAATAGCCGGCTATAACTTTTGGATTGCTGCTAGTAAGCTTCTAGCCATATAATGTGTCTAGAGAATCCGTCTATACAGccataatttatacaaatgcCGTATGGCTTAAGTTTGTCGTACGAGTCGATATGCCAGATATAGTTTGGGCCAGGTACATGATAAATTCTTCTGTGTAGTCGTAGTCTCCTTCTTGCTTCGACACCCTCTGGGTCAAGAAGGTTTAAAATTATTCTGACCGTCTCTTTATCTATGTTTAATCCATTTTGTGTGCAACGAATGTGCATCCACCTGTACCCATGTAGCATCTGACGTCTGTAATTGGCTTTCAATGAACGCAGCGACTTCCAGTTCGTCAGAATGCCGTTTTCTTCGACTAAGGCACATTTTTTTCAGCCTTCGCTTTAATGTCCGTTTACTTATCAAAATATCATGATCTTCTGCTAACATTTAAATAATCTCTTGATAATTTAAGCTACGatagaaatactgtattaatccAATGGTTTTCAGGACGCATGATGACCAGATTGCATTAGCCGGGATGGTTGGGATGTCTTTAGAAAGGGCAGAggtcgaattattaattcgaaataacgaattactaatttgaaatttctaattattaattcgaaatttcgaattattaattcgaaataacgaattaaaaatttgaattaacgaattactaatttgaaatttcgaattactaatttgaaatttcgaattattaattcaaaatttCGAATTgttaattcgaaataacgaattactaattcgaaatttcgaattattaattcgaaatttcgaattattaattcgaaataacgaattactattcgaaataacgaattactaattcgaaatttcgaattaataattcgaaatttcgaattaataatttgaaataacgaaataaataattcgaaatttcgaattaataattcgaaatttcgaattattaattcgaaatttcaaattacttaaataaattcgaaataacgaattaataattcgaaaaaACGAATTAagaattcgttatttcgaatttgtgaaagcaatattattttgttgttggcCCTAATAGGCTTTCGTATTTTTCCGTAGTTTTATGACTAATTAGACGTTTATGTGTATAAAAATAggtttttattgataataagaCAATAAATAAGccaaatgtactttaattaatcATTACGCGGACCAGGCTACTTTAGCGTTACGTTTGGCATCCACTGAATCAGTGGATGACCTATCCCCTCAACATGtcaattaaattgaaattgaaattatatttatttgcaattatcatgtattttgttctattttacattgtataaaattgttataaaacgatgacaacattaaaatacaataacaggAAAAACAGTGGCAGGATACAAAAACAGTTTCTGGGTACAAGAcctttgttaaaaaaaaaaattgttttgtacaaaaacattgactgggtacaaaaacggtggcagggtataaaaacagtggcagggtacaaaatcgatggcagctgggtacaaaaacagtagcagggtacaaaaacagtggcagggtacaaaaacggtgacagggtacaaaatagatggcagggtacaaaaacgatggcagctgggtacaaaaacagtggcagggtacaaaaacggttgcagggtacaaaaacggtggcagtgTAAAAAAACACAGCGTCACTGATTTTATACAATAGTTCGCGGGAAATCTGATTGCTGACCTTATACAGGAATAAATACTTAGTGGTTGTGATATTCCATTTATGAAATTTAATGGGAAAGTTATATCTTTCACAAAATGACTTAAAATATCTTTGTATGTCAGGCAGTGTTTTAAAGGCTGGACGCCCCTGGTGGAAGGGTACAAaatcgatggcagctgggtacaaaaacagtagcagggtacaaaaacggtggcagggtacaaaaacggtgacagggtacaaaatagatggcatctgggtacaaaaacagtggcagggtacaaaaacagtggcagggtacaaaaacagtggcatggtacaaaaacagtggcagggtacaaaaacggtggcagggtacaaaaacggtggcagggtacaaaaatgatggcagatgggtacaaaaacagtggcagggtacaaaaatagtggcagggtacaaaaacggtggcagggtacaaaaacgatggcagctgggtacaaaaacagtggcagggtacaaaaacggtggcagggtacaacatCGATGGCAGTTGGGTACAAAAAAtgagcagggtacaaaaacagtggagggtacaaaaacggtggcagggtacaaaaacggtggcagtgtacaaaaatgatagcagctgggtacaaaaacagtggcagggtacaaaaacgatggcaggaTACAAAAatggtggcagggtacaaaaacagtggcagggtacaaaaacggtggcagggtacaaaaacgatggcagctgggtacaaaaacgatggcagctgggtacaaaaacagtggcagctgggtacaaaaacagtggcagctgggtacaaaaacagtgtcagggtacaaaaacggtggcagggtacaaaaacggtggcagtgTACAAAAACAGCGTCACTGATTTTATACAACAGTTCGCAGGAAATCTGATTGCTGACCTTATACAGGAATAAATACTTAGTGGTTGTGATATTCCATTTATGAAATTTAATGGGAAATTATATCTTTCACAAAATGACTTAAAATATCTTTGTATGTCAGGCAGTGTTTTAAAGGCTGGACGCCCCTGGTGGAAGGGTACAAaatcgatggcagctgggtacaaaaacagtagcagggtacaaaaacggtgacagggtacaaaaacggtgacagggtacaaaatagatggcagctgggtacaaaaacagtagcagggtacaaaaacggtggccgggtacaaaaacggtggcagggtacaaaaacgatggcagatgggtacaaaaacagtggcagggtacaaaaatagtggcagggtacaaaaacggtggcagggtacaaaaacggggGAAgagtacaaaaacgatggcagctgggtacaaaaacagtggcagggtacaaaaacggtggcagggtacaacatCAATGGCAGTTGGGTACAAAAAAATGAGCaaggtacaaaaacagtggaaGGGTACAAaatcgatggcagctgggtacaaaaacagtagcagggtacaaaaacggtggcagggtacaaaaacggtgacaGGGTACAAAATAGATGGCAGCTGgatacaaaaacagtggcagggtacaaaaacggtggcagggtacaaaaacgatggcagatgggtacaaaaacagtggcagggtacaaaaacagtggcagggtacaaaaacgatggcaggaTACAAAAatggtggcagggtacaaaaacagtggcagggtacaaaaacggtggcagggtacaaaaacgatggcagatgggtacaaaaacagtggcagggtacaaaaacagtggcagggtacacaaatagtggcagggtacaaaaacggtggcagggtacaaaaacgatggcagggtacaaaaacgatggcagatgggtacaaaaacagtggcagggtacaaaaacagtggcagggtacaaaaacggtggcagggtacaaaaacgatggcagatgggtacaaaaacagtggcagggtacaaaaacagtggcagggtacaaaaacggtggcagagTACAACATCGATGGCAGTTGGGTACAAAAAAAtgagcagggtacaaaaacagtggaggGTACAAACACGGTGgaagggtacaaaaacggtggcagtgTACAAAAACGAtagcagctgggtacaaaaacagtggcagggtataAAAACGGTGGCATGATACAAAAatggtggcagggtacaaaaacagtggcagggtacaaaaacggtggcagggtacaaaaacgatggcagctgggtacaaaaacgatggcagctgggtacaaacacagtggcagctgggtacaaaaacagtggcagggtacaaaaacggttgcagggtacaaaaacggtggcagtgTACAAAAACAGCGTCACTGATTTTATACAATAGTTCGCGGGAAATCTGATTGCTGACCTTATACAGCAATAAATACTTAGTGGTTGTGATATTCCATTTATGAATAATGGGAAATTATATCTTTCACAAAATGacttaaaatatctttatatgtcagGCAGTGTTTTAAAGGCTGGACGCCCCTGGTGGAAGGGTACAAAATCGaaggcagctgggtacaaaaacagtagcagggtacaaaaacagtggcagggtacaaaaacagagacagggtacaaaaacagtggcagggtacaaacacgtggcagctgggtacaaaaactgGGGcatggtacaaaaacagtagcagggtacaaaaacggtggcagggtacaaaaacagtggcagggaaCAAAAACGGTGTCAGGgtacaaaaacaataaagacGGTACGACCAAGCAGTGGTCTAGGATACAAAAACTTGTGTTGTATACAAAGTAGTCTGGGAAAAAAAGAAGATTGCAGggatacaaaaacggtggcaaggatacaaaacagtggcagggtacacacaattgtgttgtactaaaacagtggcagggtaaaAAACATACACACTTAGGCCTATTTGTAGCATTTACGAAAAAAAGTATCAGAGTAACATCAGGAGAGCTAAACAAATGAAGGAAAGGGTCAGAACATTTGACTCTGGCAGATAACAGATAACATACTTTTCAAGAGTGATAAGAAAAAAGGaaacatattatattcaatttgtatatctttcatttttaatttaagataattatttacatGATGATAAAACTGTTTAAtgtgtattaatttaaattggttattgttatgtttattttaggGTTTTTTCATAAGTCAttcatttttttccattaaaacttaaaaattggctatttgtagtttattgtattaatctttatggtttattttacatcatttaTATCTCAATGTATATTGCATTATTGTTCTTATCtttgataaaatattaatattatgtactgtagtaggcctatacacatttaaaaaatgctCAACAAAGTCTCAAACCACATAAAATCTAAAAGTTGAAACTGAATATTTAATGGCCCTTGAGAATTCTAGGTAGCCTGCGCAAAGGTCATCAAGGCCAAACTTAAGAGGATGACGCTCTTCCATGCGAATCATCTCAGGTTAGACCAACCTCCAGTGGGCAGGACTTTGTAGTTAGAACTTGTgtagtccagtccctaaggggagaaaaaggggtgggatgttaccagactggatacaaatttttcagtatagcagtttggtagagtatagtgtggagatgccaaaacaaagttactggaaatctgattggacctctgtgacctctgacctcaatttttatatttttctattatataactaaaaatcgccatatcttgacaacgcagggacatttgacatttatttttttttcaaaatgcttggaagatatatatttatattcgctataatgaaaataattgtacaaaaatggccgcaaaggctttatttttcagtttgacctttgaccttgattgccTAATATCTCAATAACACGCAATTTCAGAGATTTGAGAATGggctcaaaatgttaagaaaataaatctaatatttagtctaatagaaacttttttcaaaaaattaccataaatcAAGCtttttttacccttgacctctaatgtttgaatatgtcaatatctcggtaactatttgtcctaaaaagttcagtttggtgtcaaattgtttagaatatacacatttatatttgctctaacaaaatattttgtcagaattcaattggaaatgtcattttgagctaagacccatcgttttgcatatatttagcaattaataatctaaaaaaagagatcgagagaggggagggggttggggtggatggagagacacatatttttgttacatgttacacaaatgttaaactctgtctacactataacatttttatgcaacaaaaaaatgtgatgtgcccatatatggacacgatgaatgacatatcactaccatatttgggcacatcacaccttttttgttaaactagtttatagtgtagacaaacatgtaaaaaatatgtgtctctccatcacCCCAACCACCTCCCCCTCTCTCGCTTTTCCAATGCTACTGCATGCATCTATACACATCAAGATGACaggaattgtactggaaagtttttagctacatttgaaaataagtcccagaggatgggtgtattgtaatgttatcagaattatggcaattgtttgtaatgggaaagttttaaaactacattttaaatatttgctaataatatcacatgctattaaagatatacttattttccccctgacaaaagtaattttgacaaatatttttgttgaatatgcaattttaatgtcacacataatagtttcaccaaaattggattgaaaaaaaatgatatagtgcatacccaaaaaaactgtaattcaaagcaaaaaataggctggaagtcattttgtctttaaagtgatatttactctattttttagattagctctttgattaaacacctcttccaatgcagtgaagatcttaagtgtcgccttgtcttactaatcttcctttaacttctctttgaacgatcgtaatcaatatttgttgaggtataatatttccctctaatatggtaatgcctgttttattgagtcaaatgctttctgataatctctaaatcaaagatttggtgatattcatttcctttttattttagttgattgacaaactgtataagatggtcctactgtataaagccttatatattggtttatttacttctagtcggtctctgattttgttttttgattacttttgtaaattatttgtgtacatgtgataatgttcgtttggtcggtaatggttgatgtcagttttgtcatgtttttgtggattaaagtataattatcattgcttctcttaatttcttctggtttcaaagattttgttgtatagtgttatgagctggatgtgttattgcctcatcaagccaagatggtaattttgactgctcactggtttgttttccttttatattccactacagtatgttcttgaaaagaaattagctttgtaattaatttgtctttgatccttttcagatttctaatattttaaacatgtttttcttttcttcgctttttcctcactgtttcaaacattttattttttcagcatacttcaagcaattaattgataattaggtcatatgttttatgagtatcaaatcgcattggttaattcttcttttctttctgtGTATTGTTCCTTTGactaattctaaaaaaataaaaaataaaagatttcgaaaaaaggtggctaattttgaagtatcataataattattaactttcaccaaaaatttttcgaaaaaaaaaatcatttaactgaaatacagacgtttttttgttaaaaaaataactttgacttccagtcaaagttttcgatcaaaacatatcccataatgaaacgcgcttgtttggctactctgtatgcataatcataaaacttccttatgatctgtgtgaaaataccttctcaaccgtgacgagttgtaaacaatcctaattagcatatgcataatgcatactcatggtttgaaatctttgtttactttcgctcgcgacgattttccagataaaatgtaatcaaactaatttacctgttaattacataAACTAGTTGTTTTAgcttgaattttcgacttaaagtgaataactttaatattactttgatatggccactttaaatttagaatattttgaccttcatttttttgtgtttcaagggacaatacatcattaagatcctgattttc from Antedon mediterranea chromosome 2, ecAntMedi1.1, whole genome shotgun sequence includes:
- the LOC140039779 gene encoding uncharacterized protein, with translation MTVEYSEAGSNIRSQEEDTVYCLEVFLQESEDKKTKTSLGDFLTFVTGADSIPPLGFSNQIHIIFFSKERKMRGYPTASTCGLDLHLPRGYDDPLEFTTLMEEAIINGKGFGKL